The following proteins are co-located in the Mesorhizobium sp. M1E.F.Ca.ET.045.02.1.1 genome:
- a CDS encoding SDR family oxidoreductase yields MTLYRANPKDGVAWITGGSSGLGRALAKDLARQGYTVAVTALPSDPVDTLLVETAQMTGRVESFPCDVTDEEGMARTVAAIEKDMGPIVLAVFNAGNYIATPGEHLVVRDFHRSFAVNYFGIVNGLVPVVDYMRARGRGHVVLVGSVTAYSGWPTTAAYGGTKAAINILAESLKYDFDKMNIRIQVMNPGFVDTPLTEKNMLPMPGLMPVHRASRRMARGIRKGGFEVTFPYHISWPLKLLGLLPRPIGRLVIGLTTSWWARPLNFDRKMPGKTGTSPDQAA; encoded by the coding sequence ATGACACTCTACCGGGCCAATCCGAAGGACGGTGTCGCCTGGATCACCGGCGGCAGCAGCGGCCTCGGCCGGGCGCTGGCCAAGGATCTCGCAAGGCAGGGTTATACAGTCGCGGTGACGGCGCTGCCGAGCGATCCGGTCGACACGCTGCTGGTCGAGACGGCGCAGATGACCGGCCGTGTAGAATCTTTTCCCTGCGACGTGACCGACGAAGAAGGAATGGCACGGACGGTCGCCGCGATCGAGAAGGACATGGGGCCGATCGTGCTTGCCGTCTTCAACGCCGGCAACTACATCGCCACCCCGGGCGAACACCTTGTGGTGCGCGACTTTCACCGCTCCTTCGCCGTCAATTATTTCGGCATCGTCAACGGCCTGGTGCCCGTGGTCGACTATATGCGCGCGCGGGGGCGCGGGCATGTCGTTCTGGTCGGATCGGTCACTGCCTATTCCGGCTGGCCGACCACCGCGGCCTATGGCGGCACCAAGGCGGCGATCAACATCCTGGCGGAATCGCTGAAATACGACTTCGACAAGATGAACATCCGCATCCAGGTGATGAATCCGGGCTTCGTCGACACGCCGCTGACCGAAAAGAACATGCTGCCGATGCCGGGCCTGATGCCCGTTCACCGGGCGTCGCGCCGCATGGCGCGAGGCATCCGGAAGGGCGGTTTCGAAGTCACCTTCCCGTATCACATTAGCTGGCCCTTGAAGCTGCTCGGTCTGCTGCCGCGGCCCATAGGCCGCCTGGTGATCGGGCTGACCACGAGCTGGTGGGCACGGCCATTGAATTTCGACCGCAAGATGCCCGGCAAGACGGGCACCTCTCCAGACCAGGCGGCATAG
- a CDS encoding alpha/beta fold hydrolase has protein sequence MGRRIVLAVLGLAVILVAGFFLGPRVAVSTTIRFDPSVIGDDPQAYLAREEAAVPNIRDGLDKEIIWANPMVHAKTKLAIVYIHGFSASKGEVRPLPDDVADELDANLFYTRLTGHGQDGAAMAEGSVNAWINDYEEALAIGRAIGDKVIVIATSTGGSLATWAATQPGASDGVAAIAFISPNFGVKASGAELLTMPWGKQIAEIVGGKERSFPPRNPLHEKFWTTKYPMAATLPMAALTDLAYGAPVEKATIPALFIFSDADKVVRPDRTREIAGRWGGPHELVPVDDTGDPDNHVIAGDALSPQTTAFLTERIVVWVKALMQQSSQ, from the coding sequence ATGGGGCGGCGGATCGTGCTTGCGGTACTGGGTCTAGCCGTCATCCTTGTCGCTGGTTTCTTTCTCGGCCCACGTGTGGCGGTTTCTACGACAATCCGCTTCGATCCGTCGGTGATCGGCGACGATCCACAGGCATATCTGGCGCGCGAAGAAGCCGCCGTGCCCAATATCCGCGACGGCTTGGACAAGGAAATCATCTGGGCGAACCCGATGGTTCACGCCAAGACGAAGCTTGCGATCGTCTACATCCATGGCTTTTCGGCCTCGAAAGGCGAGGTGCGCCCGCTGCCGGACGACGTCGCCGACGAATTGGACGCAAACCTCTTCTACACCCGCTTGACCGGTCACGGGCAGGACGGCGCCGCCATGGCCGAGGGCAGCGTCAACGCATGGATCAACGACTATGAAGAGGCTTTAGCCATCGGCCGCGCGATCGGTGACAAGGTGATCGTTATCGCCACCTCGACCGGCGGCTCGCTGGCGACATGGGCGGCGACCCAGCCTGGCGCCTCCGACGGCGTCGCGGCGATCGCGTTCATCTCGCCGAATTTCGGCGTCAAGGCGTCCGGCGCCGAACTCCTGACCATGCCTTGGGGTAAACAGATCGCCGAGATCGTCGGCGGCAAGGAGCGCAGCTTTCCGCCGCGCAACCCGCTACACGAAAAATTCTGGACCACCAAATATCCGATGGCGGCGACGCTGCCGATGGCCGCGCTCACCGATCTCGCCTATGGCGCGCCGGTCGAGAAGGCAACCATCCCTGCCCTGTTCATCTTCTCGGATGCCGACAAGGTGGTGCGGCCGGACCGCACGCGCGAGATCGCCGGCCGCTGGGGTGGCCCGCACGAACTGGTGCCGGTCGACGATACCGGCGACCCGGACAACCACGTCATTGCGGGCGATGCGCTGTCACCGCAGACCACGGCCTTTCTCACCGAGCGTATCGTGGTCTGGGTGAAGGCGCTCATGCAGCAATCAAGCCAGTGA
- a CDS encoding DEAD/DEAH box helicase — protein sequence MTNENQAEQNGFATLGITGALLKAANAAGFIDPKPIQMQAIPPQLEGRDIFGIAQTGSGKTAAFALPILSKIIGLGTKRRPKTARALILAPTRELAVQIEDTIKLLAKGAHISTALVLGGVSRYSQVKKVAPGVDILIATPGRLTDLVREGDLILADTKWLVLDEGDRMLDMGFINDVKRIAKATAPDRQTALFSATLPNEIAELAKGLLKDPVRIEVAPQSTTAAEIVQSVVLARTKQKRQVLSKMLADEAMRSVIVFSRTKHGADRVTKDLARDGFNAAVIHGNKSQNARQKALNDFRDGSVRILVATDIAARGIDVPGISHVVNFDLPDEAESYVHRIGRTGRNGRDGIAITLCDPSENGKLRQVERIIRMRLPVIADHLGSPDPQRDPKEKTERHFEPANDREHHGGRRDGRRPGSGNNGKKRFGGQPSGERQFAPKPQGERPAGAKPNGERKPDGFKRFKGNNKRRFGGKRPANRAA from the coding sequence TTGACCAACGAAAACCAGGCGGAACAGAACGGTTTCGCCACCCTAGGAATCACCGGCGCGCTGCTCAAGGCCGCGAACGCCGCGGGCTTCATCGATCCGAAGCCGATCCAGATGCAGGCAATCCCGCCGCAGCTCGAAGGCCGCGACATATTCGGCATCGCCCAGACCGGTTCGGGCAAGACGGCGGCTTTCGCCCTGCCGATCCTGTCGAAGATCATCGGGCTCGGCACCAAGCGCCGGCCGAAGACGGCGCGCGCGCTGATCCTGGCGCCGACGCGCGAGCTCGCCGTGCAGATCGAGGACACGATCAAGCTGCTCGCCAAGGGCGCGCATATCTCGACCGCGCTCGTGCTCGGCGGTGTCTCCCGCTACAGCCAGGTGAAAAAGGTGGCGCCCGGCGTCGATATCCTGATCGCCACGCCCGGCCGCCTGACCGACCTCGTGCGCGAGGGCGATCTCATCCTTGCCGACACCAAATGGCTGGTGCTCGACGAGGGCGACCGCATGCTCGACATGGGCTTCATCAACGACGTCAAGCGCATCGCCAAGGCGACCGCGCCCGACCGCCAGACCGCGTTGTTCTCTGCGACGCTGCCGAACGAAATCGCCGAACTCGCCAAGGGCCTGCTGAAGGACCCGGTTCGTATCGAGGTCGCGCCGCAGAGCACGACCGCGGCCGAGATCGTGCAGAGCGTGGTGCTGGCCCGCACCAAGCAGAAGCGCCAGGTGCTGTCCAAGATGCTGGCCGACGAGGCGATGCGCTCGGTGATCGTGTTCTCGCGCACCAAGCACGGCGCCGACCGCGTCACCAAGGACCTTGCCCGCGACGGCTTCAACGCCGCCGTCATCCACGGCAACAAGTCGCAGAACGCGCGCCAGAAGGCGCTCAACGATTTCCGCGACGGATCGGTGCGCATCCTGGTGGCGACCGACATCGCCGCGCGCGGCATCGACGTGCCCGGCATCAGCCATGTCGTGAACTTCGACCTGCCGGATGAAGCGGAAAGCTATGTCCACCGCATCGGCCGCACTGGCCGCAACGGCCGCGACGGCATCGCGATCACGCTTTGCGATCCGTCGGAGAACGGCAAGCTGAGGCAGGTGGAGCGCATCATCCGCATGCGGCTGCCGGTCATCGCCGATCATCTTGGCAGCCCTGATCCGCAGCGCGATCCGAAGGAAAAGACCGAGCGCCATTTCGAGCCGGCCAACGATCGGGAGCATCACGGCGGCCGCCGCGATGGCCGTCGCCCCGGCAGCGGCAACAATGGCAAGAAGCGCTTCGGCGGCCAGCCCAGCGGCGAGCGGCAATTCGCGCCGAAGCCGCAAGGCGAACGTCCGGCAGGCGCGAAGCCGAATGGCGAGCGCAAGCCTGATGGCTTCAAGCGCTTCAAGGGCAACAACAAGCGTCGTTTCGGCGGCAAGCGGCCGGCGAACCGCGCGGCTTAA
- a CDS encoding acyl-CoA carboxylase subunit beta has translation MKDVLKELERRREIARMGGGKERIEAQHKKGKLTARERIEVFLDEGSFEEFDMYVEHRSTDFGMEKTKIAGDGVVTGWGTVNGRPVYLFAKDFTVFGGSLSEAHAEKVVKVQEMALRNRAPIIGLYDAGGARIQEGVAALGGYAEIFQRNVLASGVIPQISLIMGPCAGGDVYSPAMTDFIFMVRDTSYMFVTGPDVVKTVTNETVTAESLGGATVHTTRSSIADGAYDNDVEALLQMRRLIDLLPASNTAEIPEIECYQSVMDYDMSLDRLVPDNANKPYDIKELILKVADEGDFFEIQASFAKNIVTGFGRVDGRTVGFVANQPMVLAGVLDSDASRKAARFVRFCDCFSIPIVTFVDVPGFLPGTAQEYGGLIKHGAKLLFAYAEATVPKITVITRKAYGGAYDVMASKHLRGDMNYAWPTAQIAVMGARGAVEIIYRKDIGNAEKIAAHTKTYEDRFLSPFVAAERGYVDEVIMPHSTRRRIARALRMLRNKDMQNPWKKHDNIPL, from the coding sequence ATGAAAGACGTGCTGAAGGAACTCGAGCGCCGCCGTGAGATCGCCCGCATGGGCGGCGGCAAGGAGCGGATCGAGGCCCAGCACAAGAAGGGCAAGCTCACCGCCCGCGAGCGCATCGAGGTGTTCCTCGACGAAGGATCGTTCGAGGAGTTCGACATGTATGTCGAGCACCGCTCCACCGACTTCGGCATGGAGAAGACCAAGATCGCCGGCGACGGCGTGGTGACCGGCTGGGGCACGGTAAACGGCAGGCCGGTGTATCTCTTCGCCAAGGATTTCACCGTCTTCGGCGGCTCGCTGTCGGAGGCGCATGCCGAGAAAGTGGTCAAGGTTCAGGAGATGGCGCTGCGCAACCGCGCGCCGATCATCGGCCTCTACGACGCCGGCGGCGCCCGCATCCAGGAAGGCGTGGCCGCACTTGGCGGTTACGCCGAGATTTTTCAGCGCAACGTGCTTGCCTCCGGCGTCATTCCGCAGATTTCGTTGATCATGGGGCCCTGCGCCGGCGGCGATGTCTATTCGCCGGCCATGACCGACTTCATCTTCATGGTGCGCGACACCTCCTATATGTTCGTCACCGGCCCGGACGTGGTGAAGACGGTGACCAACGAGACGGTGACGGCCGAGAGCCTCGGCGGCGCCACGGTGCACACGACCAGATCCTCCATCGCCGACGGCGCCTATGACAACGACGTCGAGGCGCTTCTGCAGATGCGCCGCCTGATCGATCTTCTGCCGGCTTCCAACACCGCCGAGATTCCAGAGATCGAATGCTACCAGTCCGTGATGGACTATGACATGTCGCTCGACCGGCTGGTCCCCGACAACGCCAACAAGCCCTATGACATAAAGGAACTGATCCTGAAGGTTGCCGACGAAGGCGACTTCTTCGAGATCCAGGCGAGTTTCGCCAAGAACATCGTCACCGGCTTCGGCCGCGTCGACGGCCGAACCGTCGGTTTCGTCGCCAACCAGCCGATGGTGCTGGCCGGCGTGCTGGATTCAGACGCCAGCCGAAAGGCGGCGCGCTTCGTGCGCTTCTGCGACTGCTTCTCGATCCCGATCGTGACTTTCGTCGACGTTCCGGGCTTCCTGCCCGGCACGGCGCAGGAATATGGCGGGCTGATCAAGCATGGCGCCAAGCTGCTCTTCGCCTATGCGGAGGCGACCGTGCCGAAGATCACGGTGATCACCCGCAAGGCCTATGGCGGCGCCTATGACGTCATGGCGTCGAAGCACCTGCGCGGCGACATGAACTATGCCTGGCCGACGGCGCAGATCGCGGTGATGGGGGCGAGAGGCGCGGTCGAGATCATCTACCGCAAGGACATCGGCAACGCGGAAAAGATCGCCGCCCACACAAAGACCTACGAGGATCGCTTCCTGTCGCCCTTCGTCGCGGCCGAGCGCGGCTATGTCGACGAGGTGATCATGCCGCACTCGACCCGCCGCCGTATCGCGCGAGCGCTGCGCATGCTGCGCAACAAGGACATGCAGAACCCCTGGAAGAAGCACGACAACATCCCGCTGTGA
- a CDS encoding DUF6165 family protein, with translation MVRPILVEIAPGELLDKISILEIKAASIADAAKRANVLHELEQLSHVRDEHIPASEALAGLYADLKAVNQALWVIEDDIRVEELNKRFGDRFIELARGVYRTNDRRAALKREINLLLSSAIIEEKSYENYE, from the coding sequence ATGGTCCGCCCCATACTCGTCGAGATCGCCCCCGGCGAATTGCTGGACAAGATATCGATCCTCGAGATCAAGGCGGCAAGCATTGCCGACGCGGCCAAGCGCGCCAACGTCCTGCACGAACTGGAGCAATTGTCCCATGTTCGCGACGAGCACATTCCGGCATCGGAGGCGTTGGCGGGTCTTTACGCGGACCTGAAGGCCGTCAATCAGGCGCTCTGGGTTATCGAGGACGATATCCGCGTGGAGGAACTCAACAAGCGTTTCGGCGACCGTTTCATTGAACTCGCCCGCGGCGTCTATCGGACGAACGATCGTCGCGCCGCGCTGAAGCGGGAGATAAACCTGCTGCTGAGTTCCGCGATCATCGAGGAAAAATCCTACGAAAACTACGAATAG
- the waaF gene encoding lipopolysaccharide heptosyltransferase II: MDPILLVGFPAVGDFVRCHSAIRILAKRFPDCPIDVVTSPGNVAFARFMPHVRKAWALNRRPMQLGLAARRNLAGELRKENYGSAYLMTSTIKAALIPFMAGIPERIGYPQELQFGLVNRLPADWLRHLWAFGPRKTRLYEEVCSIVTLGAKPMANVDWPAPQLIIPAAELDDWRSRAGVEADRPALAIFTGDMESPRSWPMERFISIAKDYSNRGWAVWIVGGPRERDAANRIRAEVPHAVDFTTTPLIDVMYQLGASALFLGVNGGMSHAAAALNIPCVLIFGSNLSYLHAPVNEHVRLLEPPISTPSWIEDTLGVSEERVREALAGALEEARHPQSA, from the coding sequence TTGGATCCAATTCTCCTGGTCGGCTTTCCGGCGGTCGGCGATTTCGTCCGCTGTCATTCGGCCATCCGCATCCTCGCGAAGCGGTTCCCCGACTGTCCGATCGATGTTGTGACATCGCCCGGCAACGTAGCTTTCGCCCGATTCATGCCGCATGTCCGCAAAGCCTGGGCGCTCAATAGGCGGCCTATGCAGTTGGGCTTGGCGGCCCGCCGCAATCTCGCTGGCGAGCTCCGCAAAGAGAACTATGGCTCGGCCTATCTCATGACAAGCACGATCAAAGCAGCCTTGATACCGTTCATGGCCGGCATACCGGAGCGGATCGGCTACCCGCAGGAGCTGCAGTTCGGTTTGGTCAACCGCCTGCCGGCGGACTGGCTGCGCCATTTGTGGGCGTTCGGCCCGCGCAAGACACGCCTCTATGAAGAGGTGTGCTCCATCGTCACGCTGGGTGCGAAGCCGATGGCCAATGTCGATTGGCCGGCGCCGCAGTTGATCATTCCCGCCGCGGAACTGGATGACTGGCGCAGCCGTGCCGGTGTCGAAGCCGACAGGCCGGCTCTGGCGATTTTTACCGGCGATATGGAAAGCCCCCGATCGTGGCCGATGGAGCGCTTCATCTCGATCGCGAAAGACTATTCCAATCGGGGCTGGGCCGTGTGGATCGTCGGGGGCCCTCGCGAACGCGATGCCGCGAACCGGATTCGCGCCGAGGTGCCACATGCGGTCGATTTCACCACCACGCCGCTGATCGATGTGATGTATCAACTGGGCGCGTCAGCGCTGTTCCTTGGCGTCAACGGCGGCATGTCCCACGCCGCCGCAGCGTTGAACATTCCGTGTGTGCTCATTTTCGGCTCGAATCTCTCATACCTCCACGCGCCGGTGAATGAGCACGTTCGCCTTCTCGAGCCGCCCATTTCGACCCCCAGCTGGATCGAGGACACGTTGGGTGTGAGCGAAGAAAGAGTACGCGAGGCCCTGGCCGGCGCTCTTGAAGAGGCACGCCACCCGCAAAGCGCATGA